One Lepisosteus oculatus isolate fLepOcu1 chromosome 4, fLepOcu1.hap2, whole genome shotgun sequence genomic window, AGCAGATCCCTTCAGAATGAACAATGTGACACAAGCCAGCACACTGGTGGAAGCATGTTTAAGAATCAGAaaaaggaggcacttctttacgcgcagtgttgtgggagtttggaacaagctgcccagccatgctgtttgCAGACAATGCCCTAGAAAACAAGGCCTCTTTCAAGAGAcctctggatgagatcctccgaTCCATTAACTAGTAACTACAGAACAGTCTAGGTGGCCTCCTCTcaattgtactgtagcttttcttatgttcttaaactGACACAGCCTGCTCCATAATGGATGGGATATTATGTCGTTGTACGTACGGTGGGGAACCAATCTGTGCGCTCGGCACACTCCCAAGCCTTGAATCCTCGCCTTCCCGTTGTAAAACTCTCAGACAAAAGATTAGTGAGGTACCGAGGGGAGCTGGAACGCCTTTAATGCTCGAGGGGGTTATACAGTATCACTGTAAAAAGGCCTGATACATATGTTGTCATTTCTCTTACAATAGCTTAATATTATAATTAACTCTGCAGGAATTCTGTAAACAGTATGAATATGGGCAGACAGGGATATCCATTCAAACTCTCTTGCACACACAATATAATAGAACCCCAAACTAAGCATTACTGGTTGTTTAGGTTGCTCACAGTCTCATCTACCCTGTATTTATGACAAACCTTTGTAAAATGAATGCATGAGCCGTAATAGTGTGAAAGCAGTTTTCATGCCGTTTGGTAGAAATTCCAGGGTTGAAAGGTAATGTTACTGGGGACTATGATCAGGGTCATTCATTGTTCAGGCAAGTATTCTGAAGTATGACTGGAAATGTGAAGTGGACACTAAGACAGAGAAACAGcttcaaattactttttaaagaagattGCCAATTACATTTGTATTTGGTCAGTTTTCATGCATTCACTCTTCactgcaaaaagacaaaaacacttCAGCTATGAAGAGGATGAGGTGTAAAGCTAGCTGGATGTATTAAAAATGTCGGCAACTGCTGAAACTCTTGGATTTCCATAAAAGTACGTACATGTGGGTACACCAGAGCAAGTGGAACTGGGGTGTTCAAGTGCTTCAGATAGCACACACCAGACAGAGTGAACTAAACTGTATCTGGTGTGACTAATCACACACAAATAAACAGAATGAAAGAAGGGTAAGCTAGTTAGTGAGGGTGCTGACTTTGACTTTATACGTGCAAAAAGGTGGAATGAGAATTCATAAGACTGTTCCATCTCCTGCAGAAATGTGTAGCGATTGGATggagagctaattaatattcgTTCCTGATTGCAACTGTTGCTTTTAACCCTTACCCTAATCTAAATGGTGATGATTCTAAGATGTATATACCGTGTATGACTTTATATTTATCTGTGTTATCTTTATCATTGCAGCCCTCAATGTTTTacagtcatttttttattaaaaaaacatttgaaaagtgaAACAATCAGTTTTAGGACTATTTTTAGACACGAGTGCCTTCCAGTTACCATGTAAGTCACATGAAAAGGGATGTACTCTGATGGTGAACCAGAATACACTTAAATGATCAGTGTAGCTTTATTTAGTTCTTACTGGCACCATGAACAAGCCCCTTTCAAGTTGCAGAATCATCACACAGTATAAAAAACCAAGTTAGTACTTATACTCTTTTCctcaatgaagaaaaaatacagcagAGACAAAATGATACAATAAGAGAATACTGTGAGCCAAAACAACTAAATTACTTTAAAGAATGTggtgtctttaaaataaattttgttaTACAGACAAAGGAAGCATTTTAAGATAATGCAGTGAGCTGTCAAACTCTATTACAAGCCTGTAGGGGATTAAGATCAATGTAGAGACATGGTGgcaacactttaccttgctatTTAATTTCTGAGACTTGTTATTAAGGAACGTTTGGTAGTAACTGCGCATTAAGACAGGAGTATATCTAGGATTTTGCACAGAAGAAAACCCTTTTTCTCCTCGGTCTTTCTAGAGTTTGCAGGCTCTACGTAACATCACCCCCGATATGCAGCCTAAGACAATCCTTACACTGATGCTGCTCTTCATCCTGAGCCTCAGTCTTGCTCAAGAAGAAGGCAGCCCTCTgaggaaaggaaaaaagagGAGAGGAGGCCAACGACAAGGCAGGAACAAGCAACTAAGGCAGAGGAGCTCTGATGTGCCTATCCGGCTGGGAAATGTTCCTGTGACCAATGCAGATGACAGCTCACCAATATTCATTCAGTCTTACAAGAGCGTTGATGAATTTGAGTCAAACTACAACATCTTACCAGGTTAGTAAATGCATTTAACATGTGCAAAACCTTTGTATTTATTAGATATACATGTAGTTAATTTacttcatttctgttttattcttgTTCAAATTTACTGAAAGAAAATGTAccaaaaattataaaaatatgacATTATAGAAATCTGAGATTTTTGCCAAGAAaccttttcaattatttttccctaGGACAACAATGAACTAGTCTTCATTAGAGAAATGTAACATTCTTTCACTACATCATGAGGCCACACACTAAGATCTAAGCTTTCTCATGAAACTCTCATtactgaaaaaatgtattacaaaacGTAACCTTATACATTTCTCACCTTTTATGCCTTAGCACATCCTACACCGTAATATACAAGTGAAAAATTTTAATGTGATTACATTTCTCAAATCACATTCTCCGACTATAATTTCAACaaagtttttcagcagacaggcATGCGATGGTGACAGTAATaaagtaaaaggaaaaacacaaagcTCAAAACTGTGgggaaacattttaatgtggAAGATGTGTCAAAGAAAATTCACAGTGGATTCATTCTTGCAGATAAGAGAAATATATAAATCAGTTTATAGGGAAGAGGTAGTTAGTCTATTAACGTTTACCATGTTGGATTTGTGGTAAGCAGCACGGGCTAGCACACCTACCACAGTCACCATGTTTGCAAACAGCCACAATTCAGCCACTAAAGCTTCTTCTCCGCTGACAAAGTAACATTACATAAGAACTGGCACCACATCTTAAGTGGAATTTAGGAAGTTAGTCAACTTTCCtgatacagaaacatttttttttataatgagcAGTACAAGACGAACTGCTGCAAAGCTACTTTGGTTGTGTAACAAGATATGTTTCAGAATACTTTCATATAAATTCTTTTGGCTTcctaaaacataatttaatcTACTTGTTGTAGAGTTATGGAAAATGCTGGTCTTATAAAAGGAAGGTTAAAGACAAACCAGAAAAGGCAAAAGAGTTTTTCACGCAAAAGCGCAGAGAACTGCTGCAGAATTCAGCTGACTCTGTGCTTGTTCATAGCCAGCACATAGTATAGTTAGTTAAAGGTTGCTTTATGAGTGCCATAATCATTAAGCCATCTTTTGTGGgatttgtttctgctgtttaCCACTATTATTACAACCATGTGTGCAGGCAGACGGGGAACTAAATACAAACTTTTTCTTCAGTTAATCAACACCTCCCTTGCTTTTCAGCAATAGTCTTGGCCATtaggataaaaaataaaatgtctcaACAAGAAAACGTTATGTACAAATCAAATGTTTTACTGACAGATCACAGTTAAAAACATTACTGTGTAAATGTTATTAGTTTTATATgaaaaaacagtacaaaaaaacTACTGAAAGAAATATCTTGATTCCTTCTACTTGGTTACTACTATACATAGTAAATACATTAGTAAATCGCAGGGACAAGTTAAATCCAAACAGTgcttttgacatacagtacagtactagtGGGCAgatctttaaaaataagaattgaAAGAGGGGTGCCTGGTATTGGCCTTGGTTTCACTCCAAGATAAAATCTCACTAATAGTTCAGAAGTTGTATTCTGTTTAAGTAACAGATACTCTACACTCTGAATAATCATGGAACCCATGTGCTATTAAAGCGCACACCTCCAACATTAAGATCAACAAGAATGTAGAAATTACTCAAAGAGTTTGTATCTAAAGCTCACTGTAAATACACATACTGCAGCTAATGTTTTAAGTAACAATGTAAGTGCTATCTTCTCAAATTGGTAATAGTTGTTAATTGAAGATTCACTACAAATGAGTAACTTTTAAGGAAAACTATTTGCTGAATAATTCCAGAGAATATTCTTTATCCTTACAATTAAGCATATTTGTGTGTATTTAAGATCTAAACCTGTGATTTCAAGAATATTACATAATGCTATACTAAAGCAATGTAAACCAAATTATTCGAAAGTAAGAATCTTTAGATAAATGCTTTAAAGTTGGAACAGCATGGCAgtacagtggtgagcattgctgcttcatagtgttgggccctgggttcaagtccagacttggggtgctatctgcgtgatGTATATTCACCCCgagttcacatgggtttcctcccacagtcccaaaacatactggtaggttacacTGGCTTccgggaaaactggccctagtgtgTTCGTGTCTGTATGTGTCCCTCGATGGACTGGGTGTCTGTCtagggcgtaccctgccttgcgcctgctACTTGCTGTTGCTCCAGCTCCACCATgacactgaattggaagaagcagttagaaaatgaatggatggatgcttGAAACGTTCATGAATAACAATTCATGATTATTACAAACTAGAGAAACTCTGGGCTTCTTAGTTTGTGCTACGTAACCTAATTATCATATGACACAGTTTTATATTTCCATTTCCATCCTATTTTACTTAAAGGTGCATGTTCCTTTCCAGTCCCTTGCCTGATATAATTCTGTCAAGACCGTGTATCTTATTGTTGGCCGTCCTTCAGCCTGTACTCATTCCTGCTTTGACAAGTAACACGTTCTGTCTGGTTCTCCACAGGAAAGAAAGGACAATGCACGTACCATGGTATCACCATGTTTGAAAATGCGGTCTGGTCTCCCAAGCCCTGCATCACCTGCATGTGTTCAAAGGGGAACATTGCCTGTGATGAAGTGAAGTGCACGCCCCTCTCCTGCCCCATCACTGTGAAGCCCACAGGAGAATGCTGCCCCGTCTGCACTGACATCGGTATCTGCCCCTACCGCCTTCACCCCCCAACTGCTGAGCAGTTCAGACAGACTTCCATCCACCGCAGATaggaaaaaacagaaactggAAAAATTCGGAAAGCCTTTTCCCACTATCTCTAGCAATAAGTCAGTCGCACACTGTTTAGCAAAAGTGTTTGACAGAAATAGGAGTGGATGAAGTTTCTGGTTTCCTCATCATCTGTGATATCTTGTAGTCTGGACCTcatagtttaattatttttaatggctgTGGTAAAAAATACTTAAGTGTACAAAACTTTAGCGTTCAAATGTTTAAGAGAAGACTACATCACCACCAGAGAATGTTATAAAGTCTATGTTACAGATGCCTGACACTGTTACAGTTTAACACGCAATACCTTGCTAACCTTGCTGAGTTTAATCGTTAGAGATCAcaatttaaattcaattcaaattttCCTGCTACAAAAggaatttttaattttgagaaGTAGTTGACTTGACCAATCTTTGGTtaatccatatactgtaaagcctTATTAGCCTGTAAGAGAATGCattcttatactgtactgtcagGACCTGAATCAAAGATTTTCAGCTCTTGATCTAGACAAGATTCTCTCCTGGGTGAAAGCATTTCTGAAGTAAAAGCACTTACACTGCCTGATAAACAATGTTACATCTCATTACAGCATAAAACAAGAATTGTTTTCACCCAGatcttaatataaaaaatgtgtacatgaaattaaaaacaccCTTAGGAAGGCATGATATATTAAGCTTTTGGGAACATCAAAcgtaaatatgtttttcatgttCCTGGAGCATGCTTTATGCTTAAGACTAAAAATATCTGCTTCAATGAAAATATCTACTTCCACATTTCTCCTGTTCTTTCACATGTACATCTACCTATGGAGAAAACACCATGAAGATAACCATGCTAATGGATCAAGAATAATGGGACACTGTAGTATCCCACTGTTTTCCTCTAGGTTACGTTTACCACAGGCTTGTAAAATGACCTGGCTGCGACATTTTCAAAGCACAAACTATAAAAGATTCTCTGGACTTGTCATTACATTCCTCTCCTATATCCAAAAGTAGATCTCATGCAAGCctgtgatttatttaaaaataaaaatcagatttCTTCATACGATACAAGGACATTCCCCATAAATCAAACACAAGACCCACTCCACAGGTTACATCATCTGCAACATGTGGAAAACTGCAAAGGTACACCTCTTAGTACCACATCCTGCTCCATACAGCTTCTGCTTATTGTTCTGGCTGGCTTAAAGACCCTATTCTAGTGTTAgcttcagattaaaaaaaaggagcAGTTTTTTAGACCTAGAAGTGGTTGCGACTTCAGCTGATTTTGGCTGCAGCTGTCGGGTTTGAACTCCAGTTCCTTGCTGGAGTTTCCTAAAACTACATGTAATTACCATCTTGTAATGGTAAGCTGTTAATCTACATTGTAGTCCTCCAGAACATTTGAAGTTAGTGTTTCAAGCTTTTCAATTCTGACTGCGCTTCACAGAAAATACCTGCATCGCATGCTTCCTGCACTGATTCATTTACTGAGTCCCTAATTCGCTAACCCttcatccacccatccatcATCAGAAAGAGGTTCACTCCTGCTAGTGGTTATGACAACCATGATTCTACCCTAGAAGCATACGGCACGCCCATTTCAACTAACCAGTCTATCTTTGGAAAGTGGGTGTACAGTACGGTGGGATATTTAATAACATTGCCCTACTAACACTATCTGACATCTCAGATTACCAAAGACTCTCATTCAACCCAAGATTTTAGTCTCACTTGTTTCAGCTTCAGCTAGTTGGCTCATATAGTCTGTATAAGCTGCGGAACTGGTATTAAGCAAACAGCTTCTGCAGGATTTTAAAGATAATAAGACTATTATACAGAACGTTTTAAGTATTGTCTTAacatttttggggaaaaaagcattttaaatgagcacatttttccatttaccaatttaattttttgaaaaACTGATTATCTGTCTAATAGACATCCTTATTTCCCCTTTTTTTAGAAGGAAGTCCCAATAACAGAAAGTTAAAgatagttaaaaatattttatcttgtAAAGTCTAGGAAAGGCAAGGCACACAAAGAGGTGCTTTGGTCCAAAGCACCAAAAACCCTTAGACAATTATTGCTTAATTCCCCATTTTAGATTCATTGTGTGTGAATCTGTAGACAACAGCTGTGCTCAAGCTTCCATTAGTGCTACACAGCTAAAAGAGCACtaatagattattttttaagaacCAAAGGATATCTATATAAGAAGCAGTGGAATTGATAGCCCATCATCAATGATATTGCTGACTGTAGCCCtttctccaaaagcacagcatcaTGTTTCCTAAAGCTGTAATTTAAGATCAGTACTGCTCTAtcagtactgtacaaataatataatatagatagaaaagaaaattgaaaaggtatacaatatataatttaGTAATACTATCTGCTGATGTTTAGGGAAGATTTGAATACAATCCCACCCTTGAGAGCATCATCAAACTAACTAATTTATCTGCACATTAACCTCTTGTTGTTTTCCTGTGGTAAAGGTGTGTATTTAACTCAGTTGCAACCAAAGCACTGTTTCCTTTAAGGCACTGTTACGGAAGAACTAAGCTGGGTTACAATTTGCTGAACTCAAAAGTAAAACGGTGTAAGCTGACGTCTTCAGAATTTGCAGAAATTTCCAAACACAAATcgtttgggatttttttttcattatccaTGTATCATCTTGGATAACAAACAGTGGGAATCAACTGTTTCCCAATCTAAAGCCCTCGTTTGCTTAAAGGGAACACTGCTACTGTCTGGTTTTTGTCTCTCACTGTGTGGGCCACCTCTCTCATTGTCTTTGTCTCTCCCTTGGTCCCCATGTGTTCCATCTCATCCTCTCACACCTCATTCTCCATCACGGTCACCCTAACATTCTGTGTTGAACGCTGCCACAGTCCCTGACACCCCTGAACTTTCTGGCGATTCCTCAGAACCCAATGACCCCAGCGAACTGGGGCTGGGGCCACCTCACGCCCACGCCGACCTCGAGGAGCGGCGcagggaggaggaagaggagcagctgaaggaggaggaagaggcccgacaggaggaggaggagcgtcTGCGCAAGAAGGACGAGGAGCGGAAGAAGAGGAGGAAGCAGAAGaagctggaggaggagaggcAGCGGCAGCTCTTCGAGGAGCGGCGCCGCGAGGAAGaggagctgcgggagaaggtggaagaggaggagggggagaggcgcagagagaggcaggaggaagagcagcagcggcggcggcaggaggaagaggacagGCGGAATCGAGAGCAGGCGGAGGAGAGGGAAAGGCATCGGAGGCTTcaggaggagaggaggcaggaggaggagaggaggaggaggatcgAGGAAGATTGGAGGGAGCTGGAAGAAGACAGGGAGGACTCCCGAGAGGAAGAGGAGTATGACGAAGACGATTTAAGAGGGGACGTCTTCAGAATGCCGCCCCGCGTTCCTAAGCCGGAGGGCGTCCCACCCCTTCGACCTCCAGCCCCAGAGAACATCCCTCCTTACAGTACTCTGCCAGTGGGCTGCATGATCTCTGATGTGACACTGAGCTGCAACAACGCCAAGCTCACTGGCATACCACCCCTGTCTGTCAGGGGCCTCAAGAGCCTGAATCTCGAAGGTAAGGCAACATAGAAACCCTTTCTCTTAGAAATGCATGAAAACACTGGATAATTCACTACATTCCCTTGAAATGTACTTGTAATCACTTGAACAATGCACAATTTCTTACCTAAAATTCAAAACGCTGCACACAGGGTTTACAGCATTATTTCTGAAAAGTCAAGCTTATTAATATACTGATCTTTCAGAAATCTGCACATTATAAGCATTCAATAATCCCCCAAACATGTACAACACAgaggattcattttttttattttaagataaaaGAAAAAGTAGTCATAAAGATGTATCCAAAGTACAGAAATCCAAATGGAAAATGACAtcttgaaaaaattaaaagaaacaatgaCAGTGATAATAAGAAGTAGGAAAATTCATATAAATACATGAAATACTaggaagcatactgtatatcataaatATATTTCCACCCGTTATTTATTCCTTAGCACTGACATCGATGTACTTCTCTTCAAACGTGCCCCTAACCTGAAAGATCTAAAAATCAGTTTATGAAAGAAACATGGAGTTACTGTATGTCGTCATTGAAAGGTCTAGCATGTCTTTTGACTGTAATCCTATATAAAAAGTCCCATCACGTCTACCACCGAGAGCGAATCCAACGGAAAGTACATGAGTTTAAAACTACCATGTAATGCTTCTTTATACAACGAAGGTGTTTGGACTGGAAACATTTTTCTGTGCACATAATTTCCATGGAAAAGTATGCATAACTACAGTAGTCATAATAAGTGTGTTaccaatgtattttaatttagaaaatcaGGCAGTTAAATGCATCCTGACCGCAGGACAGAAttcataaaacatattttattcctAAGTACAGTTCCACATTCACATTACAGAATGGTTGTTGGTCTAGTGTTAAGCATTTTTCCCAACCCCACCCCCACCTGTGAAAATTCTAGGTCCCATGTCctaaattgcattttacataTTGTCACTCTTCAATTTAGAGTCTTAAATCACAAGGACAAAAGCAAGTAAACAGAACAACCACTAAACagattttaagttttcttttgtCTCAATTTTGTTTTGCGCAAAATGAAAAGATTGTAATTACACAACAATAATACCGGGATCGCAGTTCGACACAATGAGTGAACAGTGGGTCTCACAAGAAGATCAGCAAGAAACAAAtgtaagaaagaaacaaaaatcagtttttaaagcaaaaaggtCTCTGCACAAGCTGAGGCACTTCTTGATACTCCACAATGTAACTTCGCAGTTCACCTCTCGGTAAGAATAATATCTACAAGTGAACGCAATCATGTGAGATTTTGAGGGCTCAATCTCTACCCTGCCTTTCAACATTGATTTATTTGGCTGCAGTACAACCTGCCCACAAAAGATGTCCAACTTTAAAGCTAACAGTGATCAGTTAACATCACAGAGCAGTCTGGGGCTCACTGGTGTGGTCACAACAGTTAGATCACAGAGTATACAGAGTATTCCCAGTATACACTCTAGGTAAGTAAGTGTCAGTGAGTCAGGACACACTGGTTAACCAGTGGGTGAGAAGACAGGACAGAACAGTGACAGTGACAAAACAGCTTTGTTGTCAGCTAAATACAGACTCATAATAAAACTGAGCAGTCATGACTTTATACATTGTTAGGGCATTACATCCTCTTTAAATCAATaccaaaccattttttttttaattgcagtatGTCTTATGTAACAGAGTGTAGAGgacatccagccatttctataaagtttaaatatttttacttgtAAATTACAGCTTCCGTAATCTATGCTTTTTGAACGTCTTATAATTTTAAAGCTTGGTTTCAGAGGATCTTAATAAGAAAATACCCATGTCCATGCCAGAGCACTGACAAATGGCTTGCAGCACAAACCACATTACTGGTACCTCGATGACTGCAACCTCCACCCCTATGACTGCTGTGGGACTCCATGGGAGGGGAACATGTATTAGAAATAACCACTGCCTGCAAGAGTCAAAGGGCTGGAGTCCAGAGTCAGAGAAGCACATGGGCTTGTGCTGTCATTTACTAGAATAGCAGTGGGCCAAGACCTCTTAATTTTTTACAGATTTACTTAATTGGTCAAAAATGTTtgttctgcagatttcaaatcTGCATATCACTGAACATGTGAAGGGTCCACATCAGCACAATACAAATGTGGAGTAACAAGAAAACATTGCCAGTTTGAGTTTTTGTCATACAATAATTCTAAAAACATTGTAATCTTAATTTTCATAATCTACTGTATTCTACCGTATGGCATTACTTTACCTTCTGAATAACTAGCTTGAATGGGTCTTATCTTTTGTCTGCAGGGAATGCTATCACTACGATTCCAGCAGAGGCATTTAATGGAATTCCCAACTTGGAATGGATTGAtcttagcaaaaacaaaatcacaactGCTGGCATTCATCCCCAAGCTTTTAAAGTAAGGAATGCAGGGTACTGTCTGCTTCTGTACATGTTGACTTATTAGGTacaaaaaaaagtcttaaaagtAATAGCCATTAATAGCACTGAGTTAATAGAAAACATGCACACTtccacgaaaaaaaaaaataactagaTCAAGAAAGCCTGCATTCTTAGTCTGAAGTTCTGAAGTGCCAGAAAGGATTTTTTCAACTACTCTA contains:
- the ecm2 gene encoding extracellular matrix protein 2 isoform X2, whose translation is MQPKTILTLMLLFILSLSLAQEEGSPLRKGKKRRGGQRQGRNKQLRQRSSDVPIRLGNVPVTNADDSSPIFIQSYKSVDEFESNYNILPGKKGQCTYHGITMFENAVWSPKPCITCMCSKGNIACDEVKCTPLSCPITVKPTGECCPVCTDIEPNDPSELGLGPPHAHADLEERRREEEEEQLKEEEEARQEEEERLRKKDEERKKRRKQKKLEEERQRQLFEERRREEEELREKVEEEEGERRRERQEEEQQRRRQEEEDRRNREQAEERERHRRLQEERRQEEERRRRIEEDWRELEEDREDSREEEEYDEDDLRGDVFRMPPRVPKPEGVPPLRPPAPENIPPYSTLPVGCMISDVTLSCNNAKLTGIPPLSVRGLKSLNLEGNAITTIPAEAFNGIPNLEWIDLSKNKITTAGIHPQAFKNLKNLKRLNMDGNLLDQIPSDLPSTLEEFKINENNLQSMDEDSLQDLSNLITLELEGNMLSEGNVSPLAFKPLKRLSYLRLGRNHFRTVPQGLPASLEELYIENNLIEEISETAFNHTKSLNIVVLRHNKIDESRIARLAWINHENLESIDLSHNKLYHVPSFLPKSLIHLVLVGNQIERIPGYVFAHMKPGLEYLYLSFNKLDNEGIDPVSFFGAYHSLVELFLDHNQMTAVPPGINEMRSLLSLRLNDNKIRHFEPEAICDPLNIEDLNIVTLRMDNNLIDTRNISPTAFSCIRSYSSVVLKPQKIK
- the ecm2 gene encoding extracellular matrix protein 2 isoform X1 — its product is MQPKTILTLMLLFILSLSLAQEEGSPLRKGKKRRGGQRQGRNKQLRQRSSDVPIRLGNVPVTNADDSSPIFIQSYKSVDEFESNYNILPGKKGQCTYHGITMFENAVWSPKPCITCMCSKGNIACDEVKCTPLSCPITVKPTGECCPVCTDIVPDTPELSGDSSEPNDPSELGLGPPHAHADLEERRREEEEEQLKEEEEARQEEEERLRKKDEERKKRRKQKKLEEERQRQLFEERRREEEELREKVEEEEGERRRERQEEEQQRRRQEEEDRRNREQAEERERHRRLQEERRQEEERRRRIEEDWRELEEDREDSREEEEYDEDDLRGDVFRMPPRVPKPEGVPPLRPPAPENIPPYSTLPVGCMISDVTLSCNNAKLTGIPPLSVRGLKSLNLEGNAITTIPAEAFNGIPNLEWIDLSKNKITTAGIHPQAFKNLKNLKRLNMDGNLLDQIPSDLPSTLEEFKINENNLQSMDEDSLQDLSNLITLELEGNMLSEGNVSPLAFKPLKRLSYLRLGRNHFRTVPQGLPASLEELYIENNLIEEISETAFNHTKSLNIVVLRHNKIDESRIARLAWINHENLESIDLSHNKLYHVPSFLPKSLIHLVLVGNQIERIPGYVFAHMKPGLEYLYLSFNKLDNEGIDPVSFFGAYHSLVELFLDHNQMTAVPPGINEMRSLLSLRLNDNKIRHFEPEAICDPLNIEDLNIVTLRMDNNLIDTRNISPTAFSCIRSYSSVVLKPQKIK